A genomic window from Eleginops maclovinus isolate JMC-PN-2008 ecotype Puerto Natales chromosome 9, JC_Emac_rtc_rv5, whole genome shotgun sequence includes:
- the mmachc gene encoding cyanocobalamin reductase / alkylcobalamin dealkylase — protein MAASTANVNGITSLLDGYLSTFGFEVYPLKVGWYNSLLPPTLRLAYPDDCLAVVVLSTPALFEQAFLPFMEERGCQGLSDPIDQCVKHCVSSAVSRCFPGQEVDVRYDYEMLPSRKPKFLAQTAAHVSGGAYYYQQSDVKDQPWAERKMFGVCVHPRFGGWFAIRALLVFGGMTVGSEMVQPLPPDCVPSREGRIQLLEAFNFRWQDWTYRDIVRPIQIYSQKQKDYFATPPAERFALLKTWGLLSGESDQPDSTSDAENQVTGHG, from the exons ATGGCGGCTTCCACTGCCAATGTGAACGGCATAACATCACTGTTGGACGGCTATTTATCAACATTTGGATTTGAAGTCTACCCTCTAAAG GTTGGATGGTACAACTCTCTGCTTCCTCCCACCCTGCGCCTGGCTTACCCAGATGACTGCCTGGCTGTGGTGGTGCTCAGCACTCCTGCTTTGTTTGAACAAGCCTTCCTGCCCTTCATGGAGGAGAGGGGCTGTCAGGGACTGTCTGACCCCATAGACCAGTGTGTCAAACACTGCGTTTCCTCTGCTGTGTCCCGG TGTTTCccaggacaggaagtggatgtGAGGTACGACTATGAGATGCTGCCAAGCAGAAAGCCGAAGTTTTTGGCACAGACTGCAGCTCACGTGTCCGGAGGAGCTTACTACTACCAACAATCTGATGTCAAAGACCAACCATGGGCTGAAAGA AAGATGTtcggagtgtgtgtgcatccgAGGTTTGGGGGCTGGTTTGCCATCCGAGCCCTGTTGGTGTTTGGAGGCATGACGGTGGGCTCTGAGATGGTGCAGCCTCTTCCTCCTGACTGTGTGCCTTCCAGAGAGGGCAGGATTCAGCTCTTGGAGGCTTTCAACTTTCGGTGGCAG GACTGGACCTACAGAGACATTGTTCGCCCGATCCAGATCTACTCACAGAAACAGAAGGACTACTTTGCAACTCCTCCTGCTGAGCGGTTTGCTCTGCTAAAGACTTGGGGTTTACTTTCGGGGGAAAGCGATCAACCTGATTCAACATCAGACGCAGAGAACCAGGTGACCGGACATGGCTGA